The genomic segment CGGAGATAAAGCGGGGACTGCCGTGTAAAGCTGGATGCCTTCGTGAAAAAGGAGGAGCTTCTCGTGGATGTCAGTGAATCGATGGACAAGAAATCACCGATGGTGGAGCCGACCAAACTGCCCTGCCCGCCAATTCCCGCATCTGTTCGCACCATGCAGGGGGAGCACGGACTGCTCGATCTGTGGAAAGTAATTAAGCCACTCGCTACCATTGCCAGTGCCATGAACACAGGTGCCCATCCGGACGTTGAGCATAGTGCCATGCTTGCTTACTTGGCGCTGGGGAGAGGCGTGTATACCACGAGTGTGATCGCGACAAGAGGGGAAGGCGGCCAAAACGAAATCGGCTGCGAGCAAGGCACAGCGCTGGGGATTATCCGTACGCGCGAGCTGGAAGAAGCCTCATCTCTCAGCAATGTGACGCTTGGCATCTTAAGCGAAGAGCTGGATGATCCCATCCATGATTTCGGGTTCTCCAAATGCGCCGAAGAAACCTTCCGCAAATGGGGCGAAGAGGTCGTGTACGAGCGATTGATTCGAAAAATCAGGGAGCTGCGCCCCGATGTCGTCATCGCTTGCTTTGAAAATGAACCGACGACACACGGACATCACCGGGCGATTACGTTACTGACACAGCGAGCTTTCCACGAGGCAGCCGATCCACAGATCTTTCCTGCGCATAGACAGGCTGGACTTTTGCCATGGCAAATGAAAAAGCTGTATTTGCCTATCATGGACAACGATGATTATCACGTCGCTGTACCCGTGGGGGAATACGACCAAATCTACGGCTCATCCTATGTGCAGCTTGGTGAGCGATCGAGGTTTATGCATAAGACACAGGGCATGGGTGTCCATTACGACGAAGGCCCGACCTACAATTACTACCGCTTGGATGCATCTGTTTCCCCGGCACCGGAAAAAGAGCGCGACTTTTTTTCCGGACTGCCCGTCAGTTTTGCTGATCTGGCGCAGAGCATCGCTGCAAAAGGCGGGCAAGAACTCGCCAAAGTGCTTCACCGTATGCACGATGCGGCTACAGATGTATTGAATGCCTACCCGCGTTTTGCTGAGGTGGCACAAAGGGTTCACCGCATGAAGGCTTTGCTTGCGACTGCCCAACAAGAAGTACGCAAGGCTTCACTCGATGAAGAAACAAAGATTGATTTGATGTATCGACTAGGACTCAAGGAAGCGCAGCTAAACCGTGCCAGTGCCGAGGCTCTGTCGTTGGTCGTGAAAATCAAGCCGGAGACAGGGGAGTGGGTGGCAGGCCAGACGACAACGGTTACCGTAACGGCTTACAACGGCGGCTCGCTTGAGGTTGAACATGTGCAGCTGCGTATGCGTGTCCCTGCTGGATGGACGGCGAAACCGCTCACGCCAACGGCTTTTCCACGACTTGCTTACAATCAGACGGTGTGCACGGTATTTGAGGTATCGATTCCTGCACAGACAGAGCTGTTCCATCCTTACAAGCGTCCCGTGCTTGATGTCGAGGTGCTCTATTTCGCCTTCGAGACAGCCAGTACGATTCGCGTGGAGCCGGATAGCCGTGTAGCTGTGCTTCCGCCGTATGCCGTGACGCTGACACCGTCAGATGTGGTGCGAAACACGCTGCATACGGATGAGACAATCCCGGTTAAGGTAACACTGAAACAGTACCGTCCGGGAAGCTCTACTGCCAAGGTCGCTCTCGTTGTCCCGGCAGGCTGGAGGGCGGAGCCAGCCTTTGTCGATGTTCCGTTTTCTTTCCGCAGTGAGACGAAAACGATCGCTTTTACTGTTCATACTGCGCCCCAGGTGACGAATGGCAAATATCAGATCAGCGCTACGGTAGCAGGAACAGACGGTGTGACAGAGATCGCGCAAGATGTGCAGGTCATTGAATACCCGCATGTCGGCCGCACGTATTTCATCCGTCCCGCTACGCTGACTGTTCAAGCCTTTGACCTGGCCATCCCCAAAAATCAACGGATTGGCTACGTATCCAGCGGCTTTGACAATATGGATAAATACTTGCGCGCGGTCGGGGTGAATTGCCTCAATCTCGACGCAAACGAAATACAATCGGGCGATTTGTCCCGCTACGACACGATTGTCCTGGGTATTCGCGCATACGGATTTCGCCGTGAATTAATCGAGAGCAACCAGCGTCTTTTGCACTATGTAGAAAACGGCGGAAATCTCGTCGTTCAATATCACAAGCCGGAGGACAAATGGAAGCCGCACTTGGCACCATATCCCATTTTTATCGGCGAATCGCTGATCGATTGGCGCGTGACCAATGAGCAATCAGACGTCCGCATGCTGGCCCCTGACCATCCGATGTTCCAGGAGCCAAATGTGATTACCCAAGCAGACTGGGATGGATGGGTGCAGGAGCGCTCCATCTACAATCCTTCTCGCTGGGGAAGCGAGTATACCGAGCTGATTGCGACAAGTGATCCGGGAGAACCGGAGTTCCGCGGCATTTTTCTCACGGCGCACTATGGAAAAGGGACGTACA from the Brevibacillus brevis genome contains:
- a CDS encoding NEW3 domain-containing protein is translated as MDKKSPMVEPTKLPCPPIPASVRTMQGEHGLLDLWKVIKPLATIASAMNTGAHPDVEHSAMLAYLALGRGVYTTSVIATRGEGGQNEIGCEQGTALGIIRTRELEEASSLSNVTLGILSEELDDPIHDFGFSKCAEETFRKWGEEVVYERLIRKIRELRPDVVIACFENEPTTHGHHRAITLLTQRAFHEAADPQIFPAHRQAGLLPWQMKKLYLPIMDNDDYHVAVPVGEYDQIYGSSYVQLGERSRFMHKTQGMGVHYDEGPTYNYYRLDASVSPAPEKERDFFSGLPVSFADLAQSIAAKGGQELAKVLHRMHDAATDVLNAYPRFAEVAQRVHRMKALLATAQQEVRKASLDEETKIDLMYRLGLKEAQLNRASAEALSLVVKIKPETGEWVAGQTTTVTVTAYNGGSLEVEHVQLRMRVPAGWTAKPLTPTAFPRLAYNQTVCTVFEVSIPAQTELFHPYKRPVLDVEVLYFAFETASTIRVEPDSRVAVLPPYAVTLTPSDVVRNTLHTDETIPVKVTLKQYRPGSSTAKVALVVPAGWRAEPAFVDVPFSFRSETKTIAFTVHTAPQVTNGKYQISATVAGTDGVTEIAQDVQVIEYPHVGRTYFIRPATLTVQAFDLAIPKNQRIGYVSSGFDNMDKYLRAVGVNCLNLDANEIQSGDLSRYDTIVLGIRAYGFRRELIESNQRLLHYVENGGNLVVQYHKPEDKWKPHLAPYPIFIGESLIDWRVTNEQSDVRMLAPDHPMFQEPNVITQADWDGWVQERSIYNPSRWGSEYTELIATSDPGEPEFRGIFLTAHYGKGTYTYSSLAWFREIPQLVPGAFRLFVNMISQKQ